Proteins from a single region of Thermoleophilaceae bacterium:
- a CDS encoding diguanylate cyclase: MAEARLTTNRRDRAADKRDRAAERRDRAAETRDRAADERERSSRRFSTSEREQAARDREEAAHDRAEASRDRERAGRDRRQAEHDRRHAGVDGLTGALRRDRGVVDLQLEVDRVRRSDGRLVLAFVDVDGLKVTNDAEGHAAGDQLLRDVAVALRTGLRSYDLVVRYGGDEFLCALPATNLEGARRRFDEVARNLTERNPRASVSMGLAALEDGDTLDELTARADGALYAARRDAGEPADLQHDSRRSGRT, encoded by the coding sequence GTGGCGGAGGCGCGCTTGACGACTAACAGGCGGGACCGCGCGGCCGATAAGCGCGACCGCGCGGCCGAGAGACGCGACCGGGCGGCGGAAACCCGCGACCGCGCGGCCGACGAGCGTGAACGGTCGAGCAGACGCTTCTCGACGAGCGAGCGCGAGCAGGCAGCCCGCGACCGCGAGGAGGCAGCTCACGACAGGGCCGAGGCATCGCGTGATCGTGAGCGGGCGGGACGCGATCGGCGCCAAGCCGAGCACGACCGCAGGCATGCGGGCGTTGACGGCTTGACCGGAGCGCTTCGACGCGACCGCGGCGTGGTCGATCTCCAGCTGGAGGTCGACCGGGTCCGCCGCTCGGATGGGCGGCTCGTCCTCGCCTTCGTCGACGTCGACGGTCTCAAGGTGACCAATGACGCGGAGGGCCACGCTGCCGGCGATCAGCTGCTCCGCGACGTGGCCGTGGCGCTGAGAACTGGGCTGCGGTCTTATGACCTTGTCGTCCGCTACGGAGGCGACGAGTTCCTCTGCGCGCTCCCGGCCACCAATCTCGAGGGCGCCCGGCGGCGGTTTGACGAGGTGGCCAGAAATCTGACGGAGAGGAACCCGCGGGCGTCCGTGAGTATGGGGCTGGCGGCGCTTGAGGACGGGGACACGCTCGACGAGCTCACCGCGCGTGCCGACGGTGCCCTGTACGCCGCACGCCGAGACGCGGGAGAACCAGCCGATCTTCAGCACGACTCACGTCGAAGCGGTCGAACCTAG